One window from the genome of Hydractinia symbiolongicarpus strain clone_291-10 chromosome 1, HSymV2.1, whole genome shotgun sequence encodes:
- the LOC130633839 gene encoding poly(A) RNA polymerase GLD2-like produces the protein MAYNGRKFFEKETIEEKTRKYTRPYPIVTSQLRTLQQSLFAPPVLRSPIHMQVPNQIIPVSFHMRGPMQVVPQQQSNVFSRKRRQDNTQITFSGSNSSPNKRRKPLPTEVNQSRKTNVNFEQLTEEIINYSETHKQSDKMLQKKLHLRSALLTLIRKNYPTASLHLVGSSCNGFATDSSDADFCVMFTQERKVDQRYEACMYLQHIQRAFRTISSIKHIQLIRATVPILKFEDSISGCECDLNINNPTGIRNTHLMRTYSKVDDRVRPMVMIVKRWAKARDINDASAGTLSSYSIVLMVLNYLQSGCDPPVLNSLQTLYPDFFNPTKNVDELPMFEPADLIQCNRSRNKQSVGELLKGFFNYYTNIFDYETTIMSVRLGRKLPRSSLPAWRGKWICIEEPFDLTNTARAVRNYTYYSQIIDEFKRAHNRMSVKMSLDNIL, from the exons ATGGCTTACAATggaagaaaattttttgaaaaggaAACTATTGAGGAGAAAACTCGCAAGTATACTCGTCCATATCCAATTGTGACATCACAACTACGCACCTTGCAACAAAGTTTGTTTGCACCTCCAGTCTTAAGAAGTCCTATTCATATGCAAGTTCCAAATCAAATTATACCAGTATCTTTTCATATGCGAGGGCCAATGCAA GTGGTTCCTCAACAACAAAGTAATGTGTTCAGTAGAAAAAGACGGCAAGACAATACACAAATAACTTTTTCAGGAAGTAATAGCTCTCCAAATAAACGACGGAAACCCTTACCAACAGAAGTTAATCAATCACGTAAAACAAATGTAAATTTTGAACAg CTCACAGAAGAGATAATAAATTATTCTGAAACACACAAACAGTCTGATAAAATGCTTCAAAAGAAATTGCATTTACGCTCTGCTTTGTTGACTCTTATCAGAAAAAACTACCCGA CTGCAAGTTTGCATCTTGTTGGTTCGTCTTGCAATGGCTTTGCAACTGATTCATCTGATGCAGATTTCTGTGTGATGTTTACTCAAGAGAGAAAG GTAGACCAGAGATATGAAGCATGTATGTATCTTCAACATATTCAAAGAGCATTCCGTACAATAT cTTCTATCAAGCATATTCAGCTAATACGAGCAACAGTGCCCATTCTGAAGTTTGAGGATTCTATCAG TGGATGCGAGTGTGACTTGAATATAAACAATCCAACA GGAATAAGAAATACTCACTTGATGAGAACATACTCCAAAG TTGACGATCGTGTTCGACCAATGGTAATGATAGTTAAAAGGTGGGCAAAAGCTCGAGATATTAATGATGCTAGTGCTGGCACACTATCCAGCTATTCAATCGTTTTGATGGTCTTAAATTATCTTCAAA GTGGCTGCGATCCTCCAGTTTTAAATTCTTTACAAACGCTCTATCCG GATTTTTTTAATCCAACTAAAAATGTGGATGAACTTCCAATGTTTGAACCAGCAGATTTGATACAATGTAACAG ATCTCGGAATAAACAAAGTGTTGGCGAGCTGTTAAAAGGATTCTTCAATTACTACACAAATATTTTTGA ttaCGAAACCACAATTATGAGTGTTCGGTTGGGACGTAAGTTACCGAGGTCGTCGCTTCCAGCCTGGAGAGGAAAATGGATATGTATAGAAG AACCATTTGATTTAACAAATACTGCACGAGCTGTTCGAAACTATACGTATTATTCGCAAATTATAGACGAGTTTAAGCGG gCACACAACCGAATGAGTGTAAAAATGTCCTTGGATAATATTTTGTGA
- the LOC130633887 gene encoding uncharacterized protein LOC130633887: protein MKKLGEDEWLVTMVQSMYSNARSRVRINDSLSDEFSVNVGVHQASVISPLLFVLVLEALSLEFRTGCPWELLYADDLVLIAESMEELVKKFEKWKKGLEEKGLRVNTAKSKVMISSIAAKCNLVVGKWPCGVCNKGVGSNSIICQTCKHWVHKKCSSIGGRLRADIQFLCKHCKGEIIENEVFPASMMYNSGSLELVENFCYLR from the coding sequence ATGAAAAAATTAGGTgaggatgagtggctagttacaatggtacagtctatgtacagcaatgctagaagtcgtgtcaggattaacgattcacttagtgatgaatttagtgtaaatgttggtgtacatcaagCTTCTGTaattagtcctttgttgtttgttctagtcttagaagcgctgtcgctggagttcagaacaggttgtccatgggagttattgtatgcagatgatttggttctcatagcagagtcgatggaagaattagttaaaaagtttgagaagtggaagaaaggactagaagagaaagggctaagggtgaacacagcaaagtctaaagtcatgattagtagcattgcagccaagtgtaaccttgtagttggaaagtggccttgtggagtttgcaataaaggggttggtagtaactcaattatttgtcagacttgcaagcattgggtacataagaagtgcagtagtattggtggaaggttaagagctgacattcagtttctatgcaagcattgcaaaggtgagattatagagaatgaagtatttccagcttcaatgatgtacaacagtggctcgttggagttagttgagaacttctgttacttaaggTGA